A portion of the Planctomycetota bacterium genome contains these proteins:
- a CDS encoding class I SAM-dependent methyltransferase has translation MDEASKTRAIWTDFERGLIRGRGIDIGCGPDPVAPDVRRFDLDDGDANRITQFVHEQFDYVYSSHCLEHMHDAASALSEWWALVRPGGHLIFAVPDEDLYEQGVFPSRFNPDHKATFTIS, from the coding sequence GTGGACGAGGCGTCGAAAACCCGCGCGATTTGGACCGACTTTGAGCGGGGCCTGATCCGTGGCCGAGGGATTGATATCGGCTGCGGTCCCGATCCGGTCGCGCCGGACGTGAGGCGATTCGATCTCGACGATGGCGACGCCAATCGAATCACCCAATTCGTCCACGAGCAGTTCGACTACGTGTATTCGTCGCACTGCCTCGAGCACATGCACGACGCGGCGTCGGCACTTTCCGAGTGGTGGGCGCTCGTCCGCCCCGGCGGGCATCTGATCTTCGCCGTGCCCGACGAAGACCTGTACGAGCAAGGGGTGTTTCCCAGCCGGTTCAATCCCGATCACAAGGCGACATTCACGATCTCCTAG
- a CDS encoding Gfo/Idh/MocA family oxidoreductase gives MTPPASPLSRRRLGALAAAAVAASPVARAATTVARPIRIGQIGVGHGHATKLAVYRASPDYEVVGICEPDEALRRGARERPPFAGLPWMTRDELLALPGLDAVLVETRVGDLLDQAEAAVAAGKHVHVDKPAGTSLGQLRRLLAAAEARGLLVQTGYMYRYNPAVLLLREFLRAGWLGEVFEVHAVMSKLVGDAERDDLVRQPGGTMFELGCHLVDLVVAMLGAPQHVAAFPRHSGARDDGLLDNMLAVLEYPRATATIRTSVIEVDGWSRRQLTVCGTEGTLSIQPLDDPAVRLSLSRARGDHPAGTSTVTFPKFTRYVADAADMARIIRGEKRPDFDSAHDRAVQQAVLAASALPAGDG, from the coding sequence ATGACACCACCAGCCTCTCCCCTGTCCCGGCGCCGCCTCGGTGCGCTGGCCGCCGCCGCGGTCGCCGCCTCCCCCGTCGCCCGCGCCGCCACCACCGTCGCTCGGCCGATTCGGATCGGTCAGATCGGTGTCGGTCACGGCCATGCCACGAAGCTCGCCGTCTACCGCGCGAGCCCCGACTACGAGGTGGTCGGGATCTGCGAGCCCGACGAGGCCTTGCGCCGTGGCGCTCGCGAGCGGCCGCCGTTTGCCGGCCTGCCCTGGATGACGCGCGACGAACTGCTCGCCCTCCCCGGGCTCGACGCCGTCCTCGTCGAGACCCGCGTCGGCGATCTCCTGGACCAGGCCGAGGCGGCCGTCGCCGCGGGGAAGCATGTCCATGTCGACAAGCCGGCGGGCACGTCGCTCGGGCAGTTGCGCCGGCTCCTCGCCGCTGCCGAGGCCCGCGGGCTGCTCGTCCAGACGGGCTACATGTATCGCTACAACCCCGCAGTGCTGCTGCTGCGGGAGTTTCTCCGGGCGGGCTGGCTCGGCGAGGTGTTCGAGGTCCACGCGGTGATGAGCAAGCTCGTCGGCGACGCCGAGCGCGACGACCTCGTCCGCCAGCCCGGGGGCACGATGTTCGAGTTGGGGTGCCACCTGGTCGATCTGGTCGTCGCGATGCTCGGGGCACCGCAGCACGTCGCGGCGTTTCCGCGCCACTCGGGAGCCCGCGACGACGGCCTGCTCGACAACATGCTCGCCGTCCTCGAGTATCCGCGGGCCACGGCGACGATCCGTACGTCGGTGATCGAAGTCGACGGCTGGAGCCGGCGGCAGCTCACGGTGTGCGGCACGGAGGGGACATTGTCCATCCAGCCGCTCGACGACCCGGCGGTGCGCCTGTCGCTGTCGCGGGCCCGGGGCGACCACCCCGCCGGCACGAGCACGGTGACGTTTCCGAAGTTCACCCGCTACGTCGCCGACGCCGCCGACATGGCGCGGATCATCCGCGGCGAGAAGCGGCCCGACTTCGATTCGGCCCACGACCGCGCCGTGCAACAGGCGGTGCTGGCCGCAAGCGCGCTTCCGGCGGGCGACGGCTGA